The Cryptomeria japonica chromosome 2, Sugi_1.0, whole genome shotgun sequence region GAAGATTACTCCAGTTGAAAGATTTTGCATAGCAGATCTGGGGTGTTCGGCTGGACCCAATACACTTTTCATTGCAGAGTCAATCTCAaaggtaattcaagataaatgcatggTGATGGGTTCTCCAGTACCAGAGTTGCAAGTATTCTTCTCAGATCTGCCCTCCAACGACTTCAATTTGCTTTTCCAAAGCTTACCACCTCCTCCCAAGGGAGAcaaggaagaagaagaggatgaagatagCAATGAGAAGAATGGTTGTAGAATTAAAACTAGATGTAACTACTTTGTTGCAGGTGTTGCAGGTTCCTTCTACAACCGTCTTTTCCCCAAAAATTCTCTTCACTTTGTTCACTCCTCTTTCAGTTTACACTGGCTTTCACAAGTAAGTTCATACCCTCTATGCCTTTTTATTCTTAAATTAAAAAACAATGAAGGTAGATTAGTGAATCAGTTGGTTAAAGCCTACGACAGTGTTGTAATTGGGTAGTTGAATTCAGATGAGTCGTTTGAATGAGTCAAATTTTAGAGTGCATTGCTTAAGTCAAAATTTAGAGTATTGTTTTTGTCAAAACTTAGTGTATTATTTAAGTCAAAATGTtatacaaacattcaaaaacaggTCCATGTAAGAAGTCAAAATCACCCTTGTAATTGGGTAGCTGAGTTTTGACAAGATGCCTAAATAACTCAAAGCTTAGACTGTTTTGTTTAAGTCAAAATGTTGTACAAACATTAAAAAACATGTCCATGTAAGAATTTGAAATCAGTATTGTAATTCGATAGTTGATTTTTTATGAGTCACCTAAATAACTCAAAGCTTAGAGTGTGTTGTTTAAGTCAAAATATTgtataaacattcaaaaacatgtCCATGTAAGAAGTCAAAATCAATGTTGTTATTGGGTAATTGATTTTCGATGAATCATCTAAATAGCTAAAAGCTTATAGTGTGTTGTTTAAGTCAAAATGTTGTgcaaacattcaaatattgatccTCATAAGAAATGTAATTGGATAGTTAATTTCTTATCTTTGTCACCTAAATAAGTCAAAGCTTAGAGTGTGTCGTTTAAGTCAAAATGTTGGTACATAGATTAAAAAACAGGGCCTCCTAAGAAGGTGAAATCAGTGTTGTAATTGAATAGTTGATTTTCAATCATTCACCTAAATTAGTCAAGCTTAGTATATATTGTTTAAGTCAAAGTTTAGAATGTGTTGTTTAAGTCAAAATGTTGTACATACATTAAAAAACAGGTCCCTCCAGAAATTGAAGATAAGAAGTTGAAATCGTGGAATGGTGGGAGAGTGCATATATCAAAGGAAGGGCCGGTGGAAATTGGGGAGGCATATCTAGGTCAATTTAAAAAGGATGTCCATAATTTTTTGAGAGCCCGTTCAGATGAAGTGGTGAGAGGAGGTTGCATGTTTATATGTATAGGAGGGCGTCCTGATGCTTGTGACGATCCCAGAGACCAAGGCCCATCTAGGTTTACTCGAGATACTCTAAATGCTACCCTCAATGACATGGTCATACAGGTACCCAAATCTAATATAACTCTTGTCCAAGTGTTGTTGCCTTTCTAATGCTAGCATACATATTTTTAAAGGAATTTAGATAAAGTGCATTGAAAGATATCAAATTTGTTCACTATTCTATTAAAAAaacattatattattatattgtaataaatttaaatcattattatattatgatattgtaattaatataaattattattaatataaggttatattattatgttttgctATATTCTTATTATTTTTTAACAATTCCATTAAACTCCTTACAAAAGCAAAAAAACTTTTAGtactaaattattaaataaaaaggggggtaaaaatttatttaaaCACAAGAAAGATACAAAAGAGTAGAATGCCCAACAAAGAGAGCACTACAAAACCTTGTCCCTATCCTCTAGTTGATCTAACACCTGAGACATATTAGGAGGTAATTGTCTCTTATCAACAATATGCCAACCCTCAACATGATCTGATGCCCATTTGGCTAAACAAAAAATATACAGTTGTTAACCAAATTCTTCATTTGAGTGATTCTTTATTTTCTGTTTCTTTCAAGCATATCCTTAGGGAGTGGAATGGTGTTGCCGAT contains the following coding sequences:
- the LOC131051788 gene encoding probable methyltransferase TCM_000168, coding for MKIDKVLAMNGGQGEGSYAQNSLHQSECLHFLQPFLKECISNMKITPVERFCIADLGCSAGPNTLFIAESISKVIQDKCMVMGSPVPELQVFFSDLPSNDFNLLFQSLPPPPKGDKEEEEDEDSNEKNGCRIKTRCNYFVAGVAGSFYNRLFPKNSLHFVHSSFSLHWLSQVPPEIEDKKLKSWNGGRVHISKEGPVEIGEAYLGQFKKDVHNFLRARSDEVVRGGCMFICIGGRPDACDDPRDQGPSRFTRDTLNATLNDMVIQGMIKEEERDSFNLPIYSPSPKELRAQVEKEGSFIVKKIESLFGLGYEGVINKDISNREA